In Geminocystis sp. NIES-3709, a single genomic region encodes these proteins:
- a CDS encoding translocation/assembly module TamB domain-containing protein, translated as MIDTSNYSISKNPEENGKISQIAQRKNVLHWVIYFILLSLGGGISYSWYFLTQKLIPLIEKPVSDYISRPVKLGKIKAVSLTSIRLGETRIDTTTKENDYIIAEGVEINFSPLQILANQDIKLGINILNPQGFLQQNKDNSWIKINLNNKQNNNNIFLGKSIHINNIALENGNLIIKGNQRQGIIQEDLTKINLPFGNILFKENQQIFEVKGNLNDGSKIIAIGLHYPQKKEWLIKLNTKDLATNNVNNLLNIPVNADSGKVSGNLFLNFVKDNLEKIEGNLFINQVNLTIPNIPNKLTKTEGNIKISNKIINLKNIETNLDLIPAKVNGSIENNHLNLQVATKNYIEIDKVFSSLKIDTRDLITQGKIRGDLMITGNINKPKIATKIISVGKTQIDKITFEKIAGDLDIISQKLIINNFELLPTIGGKVIGNGKINLGKKDDSFLINWQGIDIEGEKIATLYQQKLPMTIGLVNGDYQLFGNWRNLQESRLTGNSIIELGEGKATINNFEINPQTWQGEVNLSGLRLTQLPNLDCEKIGCSDSLLNGEFFVTGNREEITPEEINLTGKFNFNLAGGRVILNNTSLQKGNWETKMTLNNLSLSQLPSINMTSPVIKNGRLKGELQVAGVLNKNDEMVIQGKGNLFLPQGKVDIDNFNFQNDNFIAQTNLRNFSLADFADNFRGGVTGDITWRGDVNNLTADSLNLKGNLIFNEGINIIHQPISTDFVWNGKVLEIKEARLDRATSLYDTNDTLHDRVLVKGFIDYDIETETLKDVNLEIIGKEIDLHSLPLSSSLDIVNYQGNIDFQGRLVGNISQPTLTGKVNLNNFQLANIGFSSLKGDLTTSAKEGINLHLDSTTTEDKFYLEIDNKNQPQKIEIQNNNSRIEAIRETETLAVTANNIPLDKVTKTWLTYLPENIKKIEGSLSADIKVNLIDNNFIASNVVIEKPALNNFKGDILTTQLFSEGDVIQIEKGKINHKENEYLFSGELTSLGNNPQVKGKVEIKEGDIQNFLRSWEIFELKDFSMTWQPKQYGKANDLYSSPQKQTKEKVTSPVISISDNSKEKATSPVVSISSDNSKEKATSPVVSISSDNSKEKATSPVVSISSDNSKEKSTSPVVSISSDNSKEKSTSPVVSISSDNSKEKSTSPVVSISSDNSKEKSTSPVVSISSDNSKEKSTSPVVSISSDNSKEKVTSPVVSISSDNSKEKSTSPVVSISSDNSKEKVTSPVVSISSDNSKEKATSPVVSISSDNSKEKATSPVVSISDNELKPLASINSDDDSLLDTLAFFRKIQTEFTQQEVSRINASIPALEDLQGNFRGKIDFSFSFNKGLQTEFDFRGDDWQWGKHEGNFLQATGSFNDGLLTLLPIQIQSDNSILSLTGTYSKERISGEIKLSDFSISQFKEVVNIPKSLDIEGIINANIAISGSEEKPLAKGNIEIINSKINGTKIDETTASFGFRNSRIDFLANSNLTKNNQPLIIIGSLPFQLFPNSIIPNNNNFKISLNLSEDGFGLLNILTNNQLNWLKGDGNINLDINGKYYQLTNQITNVETQGIAMFKDGIIDGKILADKSITNINGEVFFNFSQLTIPNLTGNFSGGNISINGSLPLIDSTFSNDMLTISIDDLALDIDSLYQGNAQGTVSISGSSIKPEIGGKIKLYNGEILIKDNSRNQESIITNKGIISNIKINDLDLILGKNINISQPPLLDLTAEGSLKINGNLSNLKPDGIINLTRGNLNLFTSQFNLANGNNIARFTPENGFNPYLDLQLESRVTETNRYKLIDNSNPNEIRDLSNSSVNTAQTVRVKATIKGWSDNLKDDIELSSSPQRSQNEIVALLGGGFFDNFTEGDSNLGLANLASAALLGSVQGQLQKNFGFNQLRLFPTQIFNSEKRTSTLAFGAELGLDITDNFSISITKILTEELAPQYNIIYRLNDKTILRGSSDFEQDTLGIIEFEHRF; from the coding sequence ATGATTGATACCTCAAACTATTCTATTTCTAAAAACCCAGAAGAAAACGGAAAAATATCACAAATTGCACAAAGAAAAAATGTTTTGCATTGGGTTATATATTTCATCCTATTATCCTTGGGAGGGGGAATAAGTTATAGCTGGTATTTTCTGACTCAAAAATTAATCCCCCTCATAGAAAAACCTGTTAGTGATTATATTTCTCGTCCTGTTAAACTAGGTAAAATAAAAGCAGTTTCTCTCACAAGCATTAGATTAGGAGAAACAAGAATTGATACCACCACTAAGGAGAATGATTATATTATAGCTGAAGGAGTAGAAATTAATTTTAGTCCTTTGCAAATATTAGCAAATCAAGATATTAAATTAGGGATTAATATTCTTAATCCTCAAGGTTTTTTACAACAAAATAAAGATAATAGTTGGATAAAAATTAACTTAAATAATAAACAAAATAATAATAATATTTTTTTAGGAAAGTCTATTCATATTAATAATATTGCTTTAGAAAACGGAAACCTCATCATAAAAGGGAATCAACGTCAAGGAATAATTCAAGAAGACTTAACAAAAATTAATTTACCGTTTGGAAATATATTATTCAAAGAAAATCAACAGATTTTTGAAGTAAAAGGAAATCTAAATGATGGTAGCAAAATTATTGCCATAGGTTTACATTATCCTCAAAAAAAAGAGTGGTTGATTAAACTTAATACAAAGGATTTAGCGACAAACAATGTTAATAATTTATTAAATATACCTGTTAATGCAGATTCAGGAAAAGTTAGTGGAAATTTATTTTTGAACTTTGTTAAAGATAATTTAGAAAAAATTGAAGGAAATTTATTTATTAATCAAGTAAATTTAACAATTCCAAATATTCCAAATAAATTAACGAAAACTGAAGGAAATATTAAAATCAGCAACAAAATTATCAATCTAAAAAATATTGAAACAAATTTAGATTTAATCCCAGCAAAAGTCAATGGAAGTATAGAAAATAATCACCTAAATCTCCAAGTTGCAACAAAAAATTATATAGAGATTGACAAAGTTTTTTCTAGTTTAAAAATTGATACCAGGGATTTAATTACTCAAGGAAAAATCAGGGGAGACTTGATGATAACGGGGAATATTAACAAACCCAAAATTGCCACAAAAATTATCAGTGTCGGAAAAACGCAAATCGATAAGATAACTTTTGAAAAAATCGCAGGAGACTTGGATATTATTTCTCAAAAATTGATCATTAATAATTTTGAGTTGTTACCAACTATCGGTGGGAAAGTGATAGGTAATGGCAAGATAAACTTAGGTAAAAAAGATGATAGTTTTTTAATTAATTGGCAAGGGATAGATATTGAAGGGGAAAAGATAGCAACTCTTTATCAACAAAAATTGCCGATGACGATTGGCTTAGTTAATGGGGATTATCAGCTATTTGGAAATTGGCGTAATTTGCAAGAAAGTCGATTAACAGGAAATTCCATCATCGAGTTAGGAGAAGGAAAGGCAACGATTAATAATTTCGAGATTAATCCTCAAACATGGCAAGGGGAAGTTAATTTATCCGGGCTAAGGTTAACACAATTACCGAATCTCGATTGTGAAAAAATTGGTTGCAGTGACTCTTTATTAAATGGAGAGTTTTTCGTGACAGGAAATAGAGAAGAGATAACGCCAGAAGAGATTAACTTAACAGGAAAATTTAATTTTAATTTGGCAGGAGGAAGGGTTATCTTAAATAATACCAGTTTGCAAAAGGGAAACTGGGAAACGAAGATGACTTTAAATAATCTTTCTCTTTCTCAATTACCTTCTATTAATATGACTTCGCCGGTGATAAAAAACGGAAGACTTAAAGGAGAGTTGCAAGTAGCAGGAGTATTAAATAAGAATGATGAGATGGTGATTCAAGGAAAAGGTAATTTATTTTTACCTCAAGGAAAAGTGGATATAGATAACTTTAATTTTCAAAATGATAACTTTATAGCACAAACCAACTTAAGGAATTTCTCTTTAGCTGATTTCGCGGATAACTTTAGAGGAGGAGTAACAGGAGATATAACTTGGAGAGGGGATGTTAATAATTTAACAGCCGATAGCCTTAACTTGAAAGGTAATTTAATTTTTAATGAGGGTATTAATATTATTCATCAACCTATTTCTACCGACTTTGTTTGGAATGGTAAAGTACTAGAAATTAAAGAAGCTAGACTCGATCGAGCAACATCACTTTACGATACCAACGATACCCTGCACGATCGAGTTTTAGTAAAAGGATTTATAGATTATGACATAGAAACCGAAACATTAAAAGATGTCAACTTAGAAATTATTGGTAAAGAGATAGATTTACACAGCTTACCCCTATCCTCATCATTAGATATAGTTAACTATCAGGGAAATATAGATTTTCAAGGCAGACTTGTCGGCAATATATCTCAACCAACCTTAACGGGAAAAGTTAACCTTAATAATTTTCAATTAGCAAATATAGGCTTTTCTTCCTTGAAGGGTGATTTAACAACTTCAGCAAAAGAAGGGATAAACTTACATCTAGATTCGACAACGACAGAAGACAAATTTTATTTAGAGATAGATAACAAAAACCAACCTCAAAAAATAGAGATACAAAACAATAATAGTAGAATTGAAGCCATCAGAGAAACAGAGACTTTAGCAGTGACGGCGAATAATATACCCTTAGACAAAGTAACGAAAACTTGGTTAACTTATCTTCCCGAAAACATAAAAAAAATAGAAGGAAGTCTTTCTGCCGATATAAAAGTCAACTTAATAGACAATAACTTTATAGCGTCTAACGTTGTTATCGAAAAACCTGCATTAAATAATTTTAAAGGAGATATTCTTACCACTCAACTTTTTTCCGAGGGAGATGTTATTCAAATTGAGAAAGGAAAAATCAATCACAAAGAAAATGAGTATCTATTTAGTGGGGAATTGACTTCTTTAGGAAATAATCCCCAAGTGAAAGGAAAAGTAGAAATAAAAGAAGGAGATATTCAGAATTTTTTGCGTAGCTGGGAAATCTTTGAGTTAAAAGATTTTTCAATGACATGGCAACCGAAACAATACGGAAAAGCAAATGACTTATATTCTTCTCCTCAAAAACAAACTAAGGAAAAGGTAACTTCTCCAGTTATTTCCATTTCTGATAACTCAAAGGAAAAGGCAACCTCTCCAGTTGTCTCCATTTCTTCTGATAACTCAAAGGAAAAGGCAACCTCTCCAGTTGTCTCCATTTCTTCTGATAACTCAAAGGAAAAGGCAACCTCTCCAGTTGTCTCCATTTCTTCTGATAACTCAAAGGAAAAGTCAACCTCTCCAGTTGTCTCCATTTCTTCTGATAACTCAAAGGAAAAGTCAACCTCTCCAGTTGTCTCCATTTCTTCTGATAACTCAAAGGAAAAGTCAACCTCTCCAGTTGTCTCCATTTCTTCTGATAACTCAAAGGAAAAGTCAACCTCTCCAGTTGTCTCCATTTCTTCTGATAACTCAAAGGAAAAGTCAACCTCTCCAGTTGTCTCCATTTCTTCTGATAACTCAAAGGAAAAGGTAACCTCTCCAGTTGTCTCCATTTCTTCTGATAACTCGAAGGAAAAGTCAACCTCTCCAGTTGTCTCCATTTCTTCTGATAACTCAAAGGAAAAGGTAACCTCTCCAGTTGTCTCCATTTCTTCTGATAACTCGAAGGAAAAGGCAACCTCTCCAGTTGTCTCCATTTCTTCTGATAACTCGAAGGAAAAGGCAACCTCTCCAGTTGTCTCCATTTCTGATAACGAATTAAAACCTTTAGCTTCGATTAATAGTGATGATGATTCTTTACTTGATACCTTAGCTTTTTTCCGCAAAATACAAACAGAATTTACACAACAAGAAGTTAGTCGCATTAATGCTAGTATTCCTGCTTTAGAAGATTTGCAAGGAAATTTTCGAGGTAAAATAGATTTTTCTTTTTCTTTCAATAAAGGCTTACAAACTGAGTTTGATTTTCGAGGAGATGATTGGCAATGGGGAAAACATGAAGGAAATTTTTTACAAGCAACAGGTAGCTTTAATGATGGTTTATTAACTTTATTACCTATACAAATTCAGAGTGATAATAGCATTTTATCTTTAACTGGTACTTATTCCAAAGAACGTATTTCTGGTGAAATTAAATTATCTGATTTTTCTATATCTCAATTTAAAGAAGTCGTCAATATTCCCAAATCTTTAGATATTGAAGGAATAATAAATGCCAATATTGCTATTAGTGGCAGTGAAGAAAAGCCTTTAGCTAAAGGTAATATTGAGATTATTAATTCTAAGATTAATGGGACTAAAATTGATGAAACAACTGCTAGTTTTGGCTTTAGAAACTCTCGTATTGATTTTTTAGCTAACAGTAATTTAACAAAAAATAATCAACCTTTAATAATTATTGGAAGTCTTCCTTTTCAATTATTTCCTAATTCTATAATCCCTAATAATAATAATTTTAAAATTAGTCTAAATCTGTCAGAGGATGGTTTTGGATTATTAAATATTCTTACAAATAATCAACTAAATTGGTTAAAAGGAGATGGTAATATTAATTTGGATATTAATGGAAAATACTATCAATTAACTAATCAAATCACTAATGTTGAAACTCAAGGAATTGCTATGTTTAAAGATGGTATTATTGATGGTAAAATTTTAGCGGATAAATCAATTACTAATATTAATGGAGAAGTTTTTTTTAATTTTTCTCAATTAACTATACCTAATTTAACAGGAAATTTTAGTGGTGGAAATATCAGTATAAATGGAAGTTTACCTCTAATTGATAGTACTTTTTCTAATGATATGTTAACTATTAGTATCGATGATTTAGCTTTAGATATTGATAGTTTATATCAAGGTAATGCTCAAGGTACTGTCTCGATTTCTGGAAGCTCGATCAAGCCTGAGATTGGTGGTAAAATTAAGTTATACAATGGAGAAATTTTGATTAAAGATAACTCCCGAAATCAGGAAAGTATTATAACAAACAAGGGCATAATTTCTAATATAAAGATTAATGATTTAGATTTAATTTTAGGTAAAAATATTAATATTAGTCAACCACCTTTATTAGATTTAACTGCTGAAGGTAGTTTAAAAATTAATGGTAATTTAAGTAACTTAAAACCTGACGGAATTATTAATTTAACTCGTGGAAATCTAAATCTTTTTACCAGTCAATTTAATTTAGCAAATGGTAATAATATTGCTAGATTTACTCCTGAAAATGGTTTTAATCCCTATCTTGATTTACAATTAGAAAGTAGGGTTACAGAAACTAATCGTTATAAATTAATTGATAACTCTAATCCTAATGAAATTCGAGATTTAAGTAATTCTTCTGTAAATACTGCTCAAACGGTAAGAGTAAAAGCAACCATAAAAGGTTGGAGTGATAACTTAAAAGATGATATAGAATTAAGTAGTAGTCCCCAAAGAAGTCAAAATGAAATAGTGGCTCTTTTAGGGGGAGGTTTTTTTGATAATTTTACGGAAGGAGATAGTAATTTAGGGTTGGCTAATTTGGCTAGTGCTGCTCTTTTAGGAAGTGTTCAAGGACAGTTACAAAAGAACTTTGGTTTTAATCAATTAAGGTTATTTCCTACTCAAATATTTAACTCAGAAAAACGCACATCGACTCTTGCTTTTGGAGCAGAATTAGGTTTAGATATTACTGATAATTTCTCTATTTCTATTACTAAAATTTTGACAGAGGAACTAGCTCCTCAATATAATATTATATACCGTCTTAATGATAAAACTATCTTAAGAGGTTCTAGTGATTTTGAGCAAGA